In one window of Pseudochaenichthys georgianus chromosome 5, fPseGeo1.2, whole genome shotgun sequence DNA:
- the LOC117447301 gene encoding LOW QUALITY PROTEIN: zinc finger protein 239-like (The sequence of the model RefSeq protein was modified relative to this genomic sequence to represent the inferred CDS: deleted 1 base in 1 codon), with product MLQPDSERGSERRRKEPKLFSCDQCGKDFTRSSKLQIHYRIHTGEKQYSCDQCGKTFSHGTSLKCHQRIHTGEKPYNCEECGNTFTTSSYLTIHRHIHTGEKPYWCELCGNTFTSSGNLTIHRRIHTGEKPYWCEECGKTFSRSDKLKIHERTHTGENTFSCDQCDKAFTRSYYLKVHQRTHFASI from the exons ATGCTTCAGCCGGACAGTGAAA gggggtcagag agaagaagaaaagaacCCAAACTTTTCAGCTGTGACCAATGTGGGAAAGATTTCACTAGATCAAGTAAACTTCAGATCCATtatcgtattcacactggagagaaaCAATACAGCTGTGACCAGTGTGGGAAAACCTTTTCTCATGGTACTAGCCTTAAATGCCACCAGCGC ATCCACACGGGAGAGAAACCATACaactgtgaagagtgtgggaacacTTTCACGACATCAAGTTACCTTACAATTCATCGtcatattcacactggagagaaaccaTACTGGTGTGAACTGTGTGGGAACACTTTCACTTCATCAGGTAACCTTACAATCCATCgtcgtattcacactggagagaaaccatactggtgtgaagagtgtgggaaaaccttTTCTCGAAGTGATAAACTTAAAATCCACGAACGCACTCACACTGGAGAGAATACATTTAGCTGTGACCAGTGCGACAAAGCTTTCACAAGATCTTATTATCTTAAAGTCCACCAGCGCACTCACTTTGCCTCCATCTGA